The Luteitalea sp. genome has a window encoding:
- a CDS encoding metalloregulator ArsR/SmtB family transcription factor, whose protein sequence is MDTHTDPATVARLRRQLVSDRTATALAETFRLLGDPTRVRLLDALSQGEICVCNLAAIVGLSESAVSHQLRLLRGARLVRARRSGRLVFYGLDDHHILTLLQQASGHVREAVDAPR, encoded by the coding sequence GTGGACACCCACACCGATCCCGCCACCGTCGCGCGCCTTCGACGCCAGCTCGTCAGCGATCGCACTGCCACCGCGCTCGCGGAGACGTTCCGGCTGCTCGGCGATCCGACCAGGGTGCGGCTGCTCGATGCCCTGTCCCAGGGTGAAATCTGCGTATGTAATCTTGCGGCCATCGTCGGGCTGTCCGAATCCGCAGTGTCGCACCAGCTCCGCTTGCTCCGCGGCGCTCGGCTCGTCCGCGCGCGCCGGAGCGGGCGCCTCGTTTTCTATGGCCTCGACGATCACCATATCCTCACACTGCTCCAGCAGGCCTCAGGGCACGTCCGCGAAGCCGTAGACGCACCGCGCTAA
- a CDS encoding ATP-binding cassette domain-containing protein, translating into MIEVQHLTKRYGLTTAVDDISFSVGKGEILGFLGPNGAGKTTTMRVLTGYMPATQGKATVAGYDVFEQPVEAKRRTGYLPETPPLYPEMTVHEYLTFVAAIKGIPSASRKRQVDNSLQTARITDVVYKRCGALSKGYRQRVGLAQAVLHNPEVLILDEPTAGLDPKQIIDTRELIKSLAGDHTIVLSTHILPEVAQTCQRVVIINKGRVVAEDTPENLTASVTDVEAIYVQVDTGGVDAAPTLQGVAGVTRVVGTEARDSRFAFEVHSEPARDVRRDLVAAIVSQGWGLLELRPLRLSLEEVFLQLTTEEHDAPETSPPETSPHETNAPETSAQETTIHE; encoded by the coding sequence GTGATCGAGGTCCAGCACCTCACGAAGCGATACGGTCTGACCACGGCCGTTGACGACATCAGCTTCTCAGTTGGGAAAGGCGAGATTCTCGGGTTCCTGGGACCGAACGGCGCCGGGAAGACGACGACGATGCGTGTCCTCACGGGGTATATGCCAGCCACGCAGGGCAAGGCGACGGTTGCGGGCTACGACGTCTTCGAGCAGCCCGTCGAAGCCAAGCGCCGGACGGGATATCTTCCCGAGACTCCGCCGCTGTATCCGGAGATGACCGTCCACGAGTATCTGACCTTCGTGGCGGCTATCAAGGGGATCCCGTCCGCAAGCCGCAAGCGCCAAGTCGACAACTCGCTACAAACGGCGAGAATCACAGACGTCGTGTACAAGCGCTGCGGAGCGCTCTCGAAGGGGTACCGCCAGCGCGTGGGGCTGGCGCAGGCAGTGCTTCACAATCCCGAAGTGCTCATCCTGGACGAGCCCACTGCCGGCCTCGACCCCAAACAGATCATCGACACGCGCGAGCTGATCAAGAGCCTCGCGGGCGACCATACGATCGTGCTCAGCACGCACATCCTGCCCGAGGTCGCCCAAACCTGCCAGCGCGTCGTCATCATCAACAAGGGACGCGTCGTCGCGGAGGACACGCCCGAGAACCTAACGGCGTCTGTTACGGACGTCGAGGCTATCTACGTGCAGGTGGACACAGGTGGCGTCGACGCGGCGCCGACGCTCCAGGGCGTGGCTGGCGTGACGCGTGTGGTGGGGACGGAGGCGCGCGACAGCCGGTTCGCCTTCGAAGTGCACAGCGAGCCGGCCCGCGATGTGCGCCGGGACCTCGTGGCGGCCATCGTCTCGCAGGGCTGGGGCTTATTGGAGCTGCGACCATTGCGATTGAGCCTGGAGGAGGTCTTCCTCCAGCTGACGACCGAGGAGCACGACGCCCCGGAGACAAGCCCCCCGGAGACAAGCCCCCACGAGACAAACGCCCCGGAGACAAGCGCCCAGGAGACAACAATTCATGAGTAA
- a CDS encoding ABC transporter permease subunit gives MSNVLAITRKELRAYFTSPIAYATIGLFALIFGLMFVAFLRFFLDQSLRTGQMGMGGPQSVNVNQMLIRPLLLQTSVIVLFVLPLLSMRTFAEEKRSGTMELLLTSPLRDWEIILGKFFGAAALYALMLAVTWLSVVWLFMYGNPEWRQVLTGYLGLLLLGSSFLSLGMFISNLTQNQIVACFVTFAVLLLLLLLNWVAEFAGPMMREVVTALSITEHFDDFAKGVIDTKHLVYYASFIFFGLFLTSRSLDADRWRG, from the coding sequence ATGAGTAATGTTCTCGCGATCACGCGAAAGGAGCTGCGCGCGTACTTCACGTCGCCGATTGCCTACGCGACGATCGGCCTTTTCGCGCTGATCTTCGGCCTGATGTTCGTCGCGTTCTTGCGATTCTTCCTGGACCAGAGCCTGCGCACCGGCCAGATGGGGATGGGTGGCCCTCAGAGCGTCAACGTCAATCAAATGCTCATTCGGCCGCTCCTGCTCCAAACGAGCGTCATCGTCCTCTTCGTGCTACCGCTCCTGAGCATGCGAACGTTTGCCGAAGAAAAGCGCAGTGGGACGATGGAGCTGCTGCTCACCTCGCCGCTCCGTGACTGGGAGATCATCCTCGGCAAGTTCTTTGGCGCTGCGGCTCTCTATGCGCTGATGCTCGCCGTGACTTGGCTCAGCGTGGTCTGGTTGTTCATGTACGGCAACCCCGAGTGGCGCCAGGTTCTCACGGGCTATCTCGGCCTCCTACTGCTGGGGAGCTCGTTCCTGTCCTTGGGAATGTTCATCTCGAATCTGACGCAGAACCAGATCGTCGCCTGCTTCGTGACCTTCGCGGTGTTGTTGCTGCTCCTGCTCTTGAATTGGGTGGCGGAGTTCGCTGGTCCGATGATGCGGGAGGTCGTGACCGCGCTTTCCATCACCGAGCACTTCGATGACTTCGCGAAGGGCGTCATCGACACGAAGCATCTCGTGTACTACGCGAGCTTCATCTTCTTCGGGCTGTTCCTCACGTCGCGCTCGCTCGACGCCGATCGGTGGAGGGGATGA
- a CDS encoding DUF4340 domain-containing protein produces the protein MSRGRSFLILLVVGLGLGAYIYFVERHRPPAEERDAETLEKVFPDLDAAKLTELTVKAASGATTTLKKEGASWQIVAPIQGAADESEVSSITSNLSTLEIQRVLVEKPKDVAQYGLAEPRVEVTFRVSGQPKPHQLLIGEKTPTEGDLYARVDGAPRVILVPSGLETTFDRDTFALRDKSVLTFDRDKVDRLDARSASWELQLVKKGDTWQMAKPWSTRVDSGTVESLLGSLASGQMKALIADDAKTLDTYALDKPSVTVTLHSGSTSASLLLGRDADEEGVYAKDGSRPMVFTVESTLADDLRREPSEYRPKELFAFQNVTGQRLEITRDGTKRLFEKRKESKDDSAPERWTQVQPQAKVDAATVDDLASRIADLRADSYVDSLPAGSAQVVAITAVSEGDKSESVTLYRSGKEAYAVRTGEPGAATIPADTLDDVVKALDAVK, from the coding sequence ATGAGTCGGGGGCGCTCCTTCCTGATCTTGCTCGTCGTCGGCCTTGGCCTTGGCGCCTACATTTATTTCGTCGAGCGGCACCGACCGCCGGCCGAGGAGCGTGACGCCGAAACGCTCGAAAAGGTATTCCCGGACCTCGACGCCGCCAAGCTGACCGAGCTGACCGTGAAGGCGGCATCAGGCGCGACCACGACGCTCAAGAAGGAGGGAGCGTCGTGGCAGATTGTCGCCCCAATCCAAGGGGCGGCAGACGAGAGTGAGGTCTCCAGCATTACGTCGAACCTCTCGACGCTCGAGATTCAGCGTGTGCTGGTCGAGAAACCGAAGGACGTGGCGCAGTACGGCCTCGCGGAACCTCGAGTAGAGGTCACGTTCCGCGTATCGGGCCAGCCGAAGCCGCACCAGCTCCTGATTGGAGAAAAGACGCCTACGGAAGGGGACCTGTACGCTCGCGTGGACGGTGCACCGCGCGTGATCCTCGTGCCTTCCGGGCTCGAGACGACATTCGACCGCGACACCTTCGCGTTGCGTGACAAGAGTGTGCTGACCTTCGATCGCGACAAAGTGGATCGGCTCGACGCCAGGAGCGCGTCCTGGGAGCTCCAGCTCGTGAAGAAGGGGGATACGTGGCAGATGGCGAAGCCATGGTCCACGCGCGTCGACAGTGGCACGGTGGAGTCACTGCTCGGAAGTCTCGCGTCGGGGCAGATGAAAGCGCTCATCGCCGATGACGCAAAGACGCTCGATACGTACGCTCTCGACAAGCCCTCGGTGACCGTGACGCTCCACTCCGGCAGCACCTCGGCCTCCCTGCTCCTGGGCCGAGACGCCGATGAGGAAGGCGTCTACGCAAAGGATGGCTCACGTCCGATGGTATTCACGGTCGAGAGCACGCTCGCCGACGATCTGCGGCGCGAGCCATCGGAGTACCGGCCGAAAGAGCTCTTCGCGTTCCAGAACGTCACCGGCCAGCGCCTCGAGATCACTCGCGACGGCACCAAGCGACTCTTCGAAAAGAGGAAGGAATCGAAAGACGACAGCGCTCCGGAGCGCTGGACACAGGTGCAGCCGCAAGCCAAGGTCGACGCGGCGACAGTGGATGACCTGGCGTCGCGGATTGCCGACCTTCGAGCAGACTCGTACGTCGACTCGCTCCCCGCCGGCAGCGCGCAAGTCGTCGCGATCACGGCGGTCTCCGAGGGCGACAAGAGCGAGAGCGTGACGCTGTACCGCTCCGGCAAGGAGGCATACGCCGTTCGCACCGGCGAGCCTGGCGCCGCCACAATCCCCGCCGATACCCTCGACGACGTCGTCAAAGCGCTCGACGCGGTCAAGTAG
- the queC gene encoding 7-cyano-7-deazaguanine synthase QueC yields MREVRAVKTASEKRAAVVLLSGGLDSYTAAAIARDLGFDLYALTVRYGQTHFQEIRAARAVADALRVAKHMELEVDLRPIALSALTGATDVPKDRPGDLSEIPPTYVPARNTVFLALALAWSESLGAHDIFIGVNAIDYSGYPDCRPEYIRAFERVAQLGTKAGVEGHPFHVHAPLAELSKGDIIRRGLSLGLDYGLTLSCYDPEPDGRPCGHCDACTLRAKGFAEAGVPDPLLVTG; encoded by the coding sequence ATGCGAGAGGTCCGGGCCGTCAAGACGGCTAGCGAGAAGCGCGCAGCTGTAGTTCTGCTCAGCGGTGGGCTCGATTCCTACACGGCCGCTGCCATCGCGCGAGATCTCGGCTTCGACCTCTATGCGCTGACCGTGCGATACGGCCAGACTCACTTTCAGGAGATCAGAGCCGCTCGCGCCGTAGCGGATGCGTTGCGTGTGGCCAAGCACATGGAGCTGGAGGTCGACCTGCGTCCAATTGCGCTCTCTGCGCTCACCGGCGCCACCGACGTACCGAAGGACCGCCCCGGGGACCTCAGTGAGATTCCGCCCACCTACGTGCCCGCACGGAACACTGTCTTTCTTGCGCTCGCACTGGCGTGGAGCGAGTCTCTGGGCGCCCACGATATCTTCATCGGCGTCAACGCCATAGACTATTCAGGCTATCCGGACTGCCGGCCCGAATACATTCGCGCATTCGAGCGAGTCGCCCAACTCGGCACGAAGGCCGGCGTCGAGGGACACCCGTTCCACGTCCACGCGCCGCTGGCCGAGCTCTCCAAGGGGGACATCATTCGTCGCGGTCTGTCGTTGGGCCTCGACTACGGTCTCACGCTCAGTTGTTACGATCCCGAGCCGGACGGGCGGCCGTGCGGGCACTGCGATGCCTGCACCCTACGCGCAAAGGGCTTCGCCGAGGCAGGGGTGCCAGACCCGCTGCTGGTGACCGGGTGA
- a CDS encoding radical SAM protein, translating to MQQRGPENKRPCSTISVGETSVATLTVNEIYCSIQGESTWAGLPCTFVRLTACNLRCRWCDTAHAFHEGRKWSVEDVCAEVDRHRCRLVEVTGGEPLLQEGVYALMHRLLTAGRTVLLETGGHMSLARVPAAVVRIMDIKCPGSGEASRNDWSNIDRLQPHDEVKLVVKDRADYEYARDVVERHRLTERVHAIHVSPVHGVLEPRELAAWMVADQLPARLHLQLHKYIWEPETRGV from the coding sequence ATGCAGCAGCGAGGGCCCGAGAACAAACGCCCCTGCAGTACAATCAGCGTAGGGGAGACGTCCGTGGCCACGCTCACAGTGAACGAGATCTACTGCTCCATCCAAGGCGAGTCGACCTGGGCGGGCCTCCCTTGCACCTTTGTGCGCCTCACCGCATGCAATCTGCGGTGTCGCTGGTGCGACACGGCCCATGCCTTCCATGAAGGACGAAAGTGGTCCGTCGAGGACGTGTGCGCCGAGGTCGATCGCCATCGTTGCCGGCTGGTCGAGGTCACCGGCGGCGAGCCCCTGCTGCAAGAGGGTGTGTACGCCCTGATGCACCGGCTGCTCACCGCTGGTCGGACCGTCCTGCTCGAGACCGGCGGTCACATGAGCCTGGCGCGCGTCCCGGCGGCGGTCGTGCGCATCATGGACATCAAATGCCCGGGCAGCGGCGAGGCGTCCCGCAACGACTGGAGTAACATCGATCGCCTCCAACCGCACGACGAGGTGAAGCTCGTCGTCAAGGATCGGGCCGACTACGAGTACGCCCGCGATGTCGTCGAGCGACACCGTCTCACCGAGCGGGTCCACGCCATCCATGTCTCGCCTGTGCATGGAGTGCTCGAGCCGAGAGAGCTGGCGGCGTGGATGGTGGCAGACCAGTTGCCCGCGCGGCTTCACCTGCAGCTCCACAAGTACATCTGGGAACCGGAGACGCGCGGCGTATGA